The genomic DNA CTTTGCTTCAGACAAGACATTTCTCTCTTCATTTGGCTAAAAGAGTAAGTGAAGGATGCAATATTACCATAAATGTATGTACAATGGGGAGTTACTCAACATTTGGCAGTCtggctattagggatgcaccgaatccagggttcggttcgggattccgcctttttcagcaggattcggcagaatccttctgcccggccaaccagaatcctaatttgcacagattaggggcaggaaggaaatcgtgtgactttttgaccaaaaacaaggaagtaaaaatgttttccccttcccattcctaatttgcatatgcaaattagggttctgattcagtatttagccgaatctttcgcaaaggatttggggttcagccgaatccaaaatggtggattcggtgcatccctactggctaTCTATCCtagacttttatattttttgaaaaccaAAGAataaattaagctggccatagacgcaaagatccgatcgtacgaaataacgtatgatcggactttcccatctcccgaccctccactaaacattcagatcaaagtcttaccattccgatcaaataaagaagtaaaagaacagatcagccgatgttctgcccctgacagcaatcgtactatagttatgtctgacaaagctagtgacagtctcccactgaaaatcgtatgatcggcaatacacgcagagaaattatccgcagccgacagaaattttctaacctgtcctatcgactgaacgaccgatctccgccggacgaaaaatgtcgggactcttgaCACATGGTcctaaaatcgtacgaatcctcgattcatacgatcggatcatttagtctatggccagtttaagattaTACTAATCTGTACAAACCCTCTCTTTAAATACTTTCTAAAAGGGAGGACTTTGCATGCGTTGTTATTAAAGGTTTGAACATATTGTGGCGCTCTAGATAAGAAATTACCCACCATATCCCTCCAACATCTAACGCAAGTAGGTTCCCCAAAGCTGCATTATGAAACATACACAATGGAAGTCTAAGTATAGAGAcattgacacaaggtcacccaattccgtttagaagaaaagaggttccgcctaaatattcagaaggttttttttacagtgagagctgtgaagatgtggaattgtttccctgaatcagtggtacaggctgatacattagataactttaagaaggggttggatggctttttagcaagtgagggaatacagggttatgggaaatagctcatagtccaagttgatccagggactggtccaattccCATCTTGGAGacgggaaggatttttttccccctctgagcaaaattggagaggcttcagatggttttttggccttcctctggatcaactggcagttaggcaggttaaaaaaagttaaaaggttgaacttgatgttactatgttacattaaaGTAATACAAACAACCATCTGTGAATACTGACAGGCCCAGTACAAAGAAAGGATTGCACGGTGCTGAAATGGAGATCTACCTTATACATTTACCACCAGTATAAACATTGTAGAAATCAGCACATGTAGGTATATCACTGTTACTTACAGTCACATGACGATATTCCTTAGCTGGGAGCAGCATGCTtgttttctgctttaaaaatgGCTCTGCAGCATAGGCTTCCTTTAGACCAGGAAAGAGGTTTTCGTATTCAGTGGGGTCAGCCAAAGAGTCTGCTGCCTTCTGGTTGACCTTGCCTAGGCTCTCTTTCCATAATTGTACCACCCTGGAGAGTGCATGAGAATAACAGATCTGAAACATACACTCCCCCGAAACATGGCATCCTGCAACCCCTCAAATACTGAAAAAATGTGAGGTTAGTGGCTATTTGCAACTCAACACTACTGTATGCTGATTTATTCCCTTCAACTCACAGCACATAAGAACTGCCTAGAGAATACTACAAACATCACAGGTATAACTATTAAATACATGTTTTGTAACAAATATTTGTTTACAAGGAACATAACTACATAGCAAAAGTCAAAAATTGTGAATTCTTTCTCCCAAATAGCTTACTcatgccccaacaggcacaaaacatgTCAGGCCATctcctgtatgtcctaataaatggattgaacttttaattatattttggtcaTTATTTTAGGGAGAAACAACTCACAATTTTTGAGTTTTGCAATGTGctatgcacccatggactggggttaACTGTGAGTATATCTGACAACTTTTACTATCAATTCCATTATTGCACATTGTTTTATAGTGGTGCCATTATGGGCTAATTGCATCAACTATGCCTATCAAGGTACATTACTACCTGGACACCTGACTTGGCAGGTAGGTCCGTGCCAGAAAAGCTGCCTCGGGCAGGCGGCCTGTAGAAATGAGCATCTCCAAGCAAGTGTCCAATCTAGAAATAAAATGCACAGCAAATTAGGATAAATAAATGtctaaactgtaaaaaatgtgtatttataataTGAATACAAGCAGACATTGGTACTACAAATATTTGATATATTAATATAACTGTAAGCTGtgaagggcaccaatcataactaaaatcatttcctaagtaaatacactatgtgaaagttcaagaaatccgatttttaaaacagttagaattgtttgtataatgtaaatgatcagctcactattccttctgcaagatctcccctatctatataactatatatgtagtttgattaaacgtgtttaggttgcactggtcagattgttaatatgtgtttgattttggctgtgataggtgccctttaaggagcaGGGACATCATTCTTCTTGTCTCTAACACCTCACTAAATCCTTAACTAAGTTGTATTTCAGGTAGGTTGGGAGGCGGCTATAAATCACTATTAACCAAATAAATGCAAACCCTTATTGCACTCCCTAACAATTTGGCCTCTTAGTGACATCACTGTCAGTTTCCTGCATGTTGTACATGCATAACCTAAATTTCAACTCAAAAAATATCTCTATAATCATGCTAttgataaaaatggtttattatatcatattaaaatacaaaaataacccCACATGTAGCCCAGCGTGTTTCATGCTTTCCCAgtaaagcctatgattaagtgattaaagggcatgcaaaggcaaaaaaataaaatcccatttttactttctttaatgaaaaagaaaactatctccaatatactttaattaaaaaatttgtaccgtttttataagaaacctgactgtatgcagtgaaattctcccttcatttactgctgtggataggcattgtcagatggtccctatctgttgagcagggaaacaatcatacttatgaacagcagggggagccctcgccttacatcccggccatgcagaactcaagcagctttgtttatgacgatccctaagcagcccagaccacactgagcatgtgcacagtcttagtcttgcaaagatgtttaacaaagttacaagatggtgaccccctgtagccaaatttgaaagcataaattatttgtgtgATTAGGCTtggggtgcagtaagttcatgtttatatttagtatacaaaatacagcatttctagccttattctattttagaacaCGTTGGGCTAAATGTGGGGTTAttgttgtatttaaatataatataataaaccatttttatcaaTAGCATGATTATAGAGATATTTTTTGAGTTTAATGCTTTACCTTGTTTTGGTCACTAGAGCTCTCTATCATGCtccaatatattatacatttaacgCTAAGGGACTGaagctaatattttttttattttttatgattataaCCTAAATTTggaacagaatgaaaaaaaattctcacaCCTCACATCACAATGAGGACCACAAGAAATTCAAAACCACAAGTGATCTCTCTGACATTGACAAGAATAGCGTCACCATATATGATTGCCGTCATTGGACATGCTCTTACTTACTTTCCTAGTAAGAAATAGCTCAGGAAAGCCACGTTGTTTTTGCCATCTTTCTCTGCTCCTTCAGCCAGCTTATTTACCATGGTGGCATTTCCTGAAGAGGTGGCTAGGAGTAAGAGCCCTCCATAATCCTGGGCACTATGTAGGCACTCTTGAGCCAATCCAAATTGACATTTGCTGATGGCCAATTCTGCCAGCTGCTTCCACTTCTGCTCGGACTGTGGAAGAAAAGAAGAGgaactataatataatttttgCTTGGTAAAGCTAATCAGCGAAACGCAAGTTGACGAATCTCTTACTCTAATTGCTTTTACCAACCTATCTTTTTAACGCACAGTCCGGTCTGGGTGATATGCGGGTGGGGGTTTAAGAGACCTATTTGCTCGGTTCAATCCATTTTTCTTTAACAATACTTCCTTCCTTTACAAGGggcagaggatttgttttttaggtttAGTTCAGCCTCTCCACATAACAGGGCAAGCTAAATTACGacaccacagtcccggttaccctgCCTACTCCACCTTTGTGGTATCCCAGGTCTAAAAAATATTAGGCAGaaagtttttgggacaactccatcTGCATTTTCCTGTTTCTCTGACTATACTCTATGAATTTGAGCATATTGGTAAAATAATGTATCCTATTTAATGGTCACATTATATTAGTTTAAAGCTATGTAAATTAATTCAACTATTTTGATCCCCatcaatttatttattgatatttattgcaCTTTAATCTTTTTCATCTAAATAAATTTATGAATTAAAAATACGCATGTCTATTGCTCATTAAGGTAATTAATTTATACTTCATTCAGCACTGTATTAAGATTCAAACATTTGATGAATGTTTTAATTAGCTATCTATACTGATCAATTGGATTAATTCCACTGCACTTTAGTTTTAAATCCTTAGGATATTAGGATCAAGGTTACAAATATTGAGACAGAGATGAGTTGAATAGTATTAACTATACATATTTATATCAAAAAAAGTGATCTATTCATAACTAAATTGGTGGTTAAAAGcggggtactttatttttaataaattatagcGATGaattataatatgtataatatgatCCTGGGAGAAACTACGTAGAAAGCATCCTCCAATAATCGCTCCCATTTATGTCTTCCAATTACATTACACATCCAATAAACTCAGTGTACCCAATTGATCAATTcacttaaaaagtataaaaaaaaaaaaaatagatttttagatTTCTGTGAAATAACTTATAAAGTGCCAGtactttttaattcattaattcgATTGTCTCCCATTACATATTGCACATCAATTCATTACAAGAAATAATTAACTATAAAGTGACCAGTGCCAATAATCCAGTAaattaatatgttaaaaatagGTGTCTCTTAGTTTAAGTATCCCAAGTTACTCCTTGATTAAAGACaaggaaaattgaaaataaatagttggtggagttgctcccacaGAATCTATCTCAGTTTTCTCTAGTGCCTgggagcaccacaaagtgggagACGGCAGAAGCTGACGGGGTGTTGTCttaaattttaacctttcctatcCTTAATTGGAAAGAGGCTACTATACCCTGAAACAAATGCTGGGAAAGGCAGCTGGCATAGGTGTGTACAACTTAacacagaatataaaaagtataaaagtatcAAAATAAGATCTGAGATTTTTATGAGAATCTCCCAAGAAGACCCGGACAGTTCCACCTTGGCATGTTTTAAATTTGGAATGAAGAAATGCTGAGATAGTGATAATTATAACTGAAGCCACTAAGTGTGGTTAATTTACCTCTGCTTCCACAGCTAGCTGGTAGGCAATCTTAAGTTCTCCCAGCTGCAGTGCTAGCTCAAAGCGATGTTCAGGATCTGTAGACACAGCCAAAGCCTGTTGTTTGAAACCctgtttataaaagaaaaacaaaattgagACAGAGGGTAACTGACACTGTAGAGTGTTACCTCCAAAATATTAAGAGAACCCAAGGCACGATTCCCCCAGTATCCACCTGTTTTTCCAGAAAGTGAGCAACTCGAGTCCTCTGCTCTTTGGGGATAGTTGGGATTACTTTGTCAGCCATGCTGAAGTCTCTCCTCATGACAGCTGTCTGATATTCCAAGACTGATACCAGCAGTGAGTAACTGACAATATTAAGCTCTTTGTCTCCAAGATAGAGGCGGTTATCTTTGGGTATGTAACCAAGCAGGTACATGGTTCTGTGGAATGAGATATTAAAATTGCATTAATGTTCTAAAAATTATGTGGATCTGAAAAAACCTCCAAGATGCActaaggcttatttattaaccgATTTCTGTTTGCGACCAAGccctttttctgcaggatctAGCTGAATCCAAGTACCAGGCCAAAccgaatgaaaaataaataaataaaaatcacatgactttttgtcacacaaacaagatcaaagattttttaaccGTGTGCAGTTCTCTTTGCCCCTTGTTTCCATGGGGTTCCAATTAGGTAAGGGGTatattcggtatttggccgagttaaaggagaactaaagcttaactaaagaagtaggtagaaatgttgtacattatgttttgggcttctgtaccagcccaaggcaaccacagccctttagcagtaaagatctgttcttTATCCTCTTACAATGGTCACATCTCCTATGAAGCAAAGTTACTCACCTATCTAAGTGTGCAATGGTAACAATCTCTCCTCCCACATAGTAGTTGAGTCTGTTCACTGTGCTTGTGTATATAAAACAGTCTCCAACCCACAGACCAGTTTTAACTATTTCCTGAATTTCTCCTAGGACCTGGAAAGGAGGAAGACGAATGTGagtcttttaaaataattttcttccaTATGCAGTGGCTTTAATTACAATTTCATTTTACCACATTGTGAGAAAGCTGCAGAAAAAGTGTAACAGCAATGCTTATGGTTATGCATGGAGTAAAATGAGAATTATAAACAGATTATAATGTCAATAAGCAAATTGTGTAGGGGTAAAATGCTAGAAGTATTTTAACTCACCTCAAAAGCATCTTCTATTCCATCCTCTGAAACTCCCTCATGGGTCTCCTGTGCTGTGGCTACTTTCTCTGATACATATTTGAGGATGAAGAAGGATTCCTCTGTAGCAATGCATACAAGCTCCCCAGAATCCGACCAGAAAATCTGCAGTAGAAACCTATATTAGAATGCTAATTCCTTTAATCTAGGCTCAGTTCTTATACTTTCCCCAAAGCCAGTGTCTCCCAAACTTGTCCCATGTctgctatttatatatagtcaggCGCTGCTCTATCTGTTTATAGATTCCTTGCCTACTTTCCCTACCTGAATGATCCACAATAGCACTGGTCAAAGGCAGTCCTGATATTGCTCATACAGTGTAGACAGGCAAGGCATGGCACTCTACAGACATCATATTCTTGAAACAAGTTGTAAATATAATAACCATTAACACATGGGTTAATGCTTATTGTTGTTAAATTGTTGCTGTGCATATCAgtcaaatattattttcaaaaagatTCAGAGGCACTGCAATTCCCTGCATAGTCAATTGAGCAAAggattgtgggaattgtagtgcaTCCttgaaggagtggttcacctttgaggtacattttagtatgttatagaatatcaacttttaagttggtcttcattgtttatttcaattttttgccttcttcttctggctctttccaaatttcaaatggcttactgaccccatctaaaagcaaatgctctgtgaggctacaaatgtattgttattgctactttttattagggatacaccgaatccaggattcgattcgggattcagcctttttgagcaggattcggatttgccaaatccttgtgcatggccgaaccaaatccgaatttgcatatgtaaattaggtgtgggaagggaaatcacgtgactttttgacacaaaacaaggaagtaaaaaacatttttccccaccttttcctttcctgaccctaatttgcatatgcaaattaggattcagttaggtattcggccgaatctttcacaatgaatttggggattcggccgaattccaaaaagtggattcggtgcatccatactttttattacttatccttctattcaaggcctcccctattcatattccattctcataTACAAATGAATGCATGCGTGCTAGGGTAAACTGATCCCTAGCATTCCAAATCATCCTTAAATAAAGGCAGATGAAGCTCACGTGTTTGGGTTGGATTTCAATCCTGCGGATGAGCTCTGTATTCTCCCAGTCATAGAAAGCCAAACCGTTAACAGACCGTACACCAAGAAGGAATCCACCATAGATACCTACAACAAGgagacagcaaatacattttttcatgcaAGTTAAACCTCCCCTCCAGTTTATATCTCCAGAGCAGTACAGTTTCAGTAAAATGGGAAAGACATAAGATCGGTATTTTCAATGTAGTACTAGTTTAAGAAAACACAACGCAGAATTTCCAACTTGTATATAGTTGCACTTCAAAATTGGTACAGATGAATAATTAGAGGTAAATGTCTTTGGCTGACCTTCTGCCCCAAAGTCTGGTTTAAAGCTCTTCTTCTCCTTAAAGTTCTTGAAAATCTTTACCACGCTGTTGCTTTCTCGAATAGCATATCTGTGAAGAGTTTAAAAAACCTGCATGAGTATTGCCCTTGAATCGAGGCCAACAATCTTCAAAATAAGTCTACTAGGCGCATTATGTATATATTTCCAATGATAACCTCAATAGAGCTAAAATGTATAAAGGAGTCAAGCAGTCCCGCACAATCTTCATTGTGAATCCTCCCCCCtttacctgcctgtatgtttttgaagtgtggggAGAAATTGGAGTACCTGTAGGTAACGTTCTTGCTTAAGTGGGTTtttacagcctgccagaaagcatttttctcctaaagtgcaggcacaagtcacatgacttggggcagctgggaaattgacaatatgtctacccccatgtcagatttcaaaattgaatataaaaaaatctgtttgctcttttgagaaatggatttcagtgcagaattctgctggagcagcactattaacggattcattttgaaaaaatttttttcccatgacagtatccctttaagttaatgcaTAGCAGCTTAACAGTTAAGACTTTTGTGTAACACTCACTCAGAAGAGTCGTGAGCCCAGGCAAATTCCTGTGCTGAACCAAAGCTCTTGTTACGCAGTGCCATAgcagtgtaaataatgtattCTCCATCTCCACACACCACTACAAATCTAAAATAGAGAAAGCAAAGGTTAGAATTAGTTaacaaaaacagataaaaataaataaataaaactttcagACTCTCATCAAACATTATTACAGAACTACTGATAGGTGCTTGTGTGGGTTTGCTTTCAGCacagacaccccaaaaacacaacAGCAGGTTAAA from Xenopus laevis strain J_2021 chromosome 5S, Xenopus_laevis_v10.1, whole genome shotgun sequence includes the following:
- the copb2.S gene encoding COPI coat complex subunit beta 2 S homeolog (The RefSeq protein has 1 substitution compared to this genomic sequence) encodes the protein MPLRLDIKRKLTARSDRVKSVDLHPTEPWMLASLYNGSVCVWNHETQTLVKTFEICDLPVRAAKFVARKNWVVTGADDMQIRVFNYNTLERVHMFEAHSDYIRCIAVHPTQPFILTSSDDMLIKLWDWDKKWSCSQVFEGHTHYVMQIVINPKDNNQFASASLDRTIKVWQLGSSSPNFTLEGHEKGVNCIDYYSGGDKPYLISGADDRLVKIWDYQNKTCVQTLEGHAQNVSCVSFHPELPIIITGSEDGTVRIWHSSTYRLESTLNYGMERVWCVSGLRGSNNVALGYDEGSIIVKLGREEPAMSMDANGKIIWAKHSEIQQANLKAMGDTEIKDGERLPLAVKDMGSCEIYPQTIQHNPNGRFVVVCGDGEYIIYTAMALRNKSFGSAQEFAWAHDSSEYAIRESNSVVKIFKNFKEKKSFKPDFGAEGIYGGFLLGVRSVNGLAFYDWENTELIRRIEIQPKHIFWSDSGELVCIATEESFFILKYVSEKVATAQETHEGVSEDGIEDAFEVLGEIQEIVKTGLWVGDCFIYTSTVNRLNYYVGGEIVTIAHLDRTMYLLGYIPKDNRLYLGDKELNIVSYSLLVSVLEYQTAVMRRDFSMADKVIPTIPKEQRTRVAHFLEKQGFKQQALAVSTDPEHRFELALQLGELKIAYQLAVEAESEQKWKQLAELAISKCQFGLAQECLHSAQDYGGLLLLATSSGNATMVNKLAEGAEKDGKNNVAFLSYFLLGKLDTCLEMLISTGRLPEAAFLARTYLPSQVSRVVQLWKESLGKVNQKAADSLADPTEYENLFPGLKEAYAAEPFLKQKTSMLLPAKEYRHVTPNEERNVLSEAKGFDPPESAFTTVEKESEEAVPVPITVPSPSVAAPEIPAPKSDMDKALFDLDEDLDNMELDDIDTTDINLDDELSD